The sequence TAAAGAGTTGGGTTTTTCTCAATTCGACTGATTCcgatcattttcatttcatatatTTCATCAACCGGCtttggatttttcttgatcTGAAAAGGTCCGATGGCGACTCTGATCAGAGTTTTCGATTCGGCTAGGTCCGATAACGACCATCTcacttcagagttggattttattgacccaactagactctgtagttccgttaggatacggcaggcatgcagaatgtttttatatagaaatcgatttgaaagcgagcggagggcaatatttgtgatggtataaatcGCACGATCTTCTTTCTGCCAAGCACTTGTATgtagggggagggaagaatatatCTGtagaagctgatatatcttcacTGCCAGtgcttaaaaagtttttttaatgaATCATTCGGAAGTAACTTTTGGGTAATTTCATCtgtaaattcctttgaaatttcttccaaaaattccgattcattccaatttcatttaaaaaaataaatttccggaaaaattcttccaacaaCATTTCCGTAATAATTCCTGCATATAATTTTACAAGAAGAATTTACAAATGATTTCCATAAGGaggaaggaattcccggtgatATTTACAAAAAcctttccagagaattttccgaagcaatccctggACGAATGtaaaaggaattcccggtgtaattttctaaattattcctggagtgaatttctgaaaaagttctcaaaataactactgaagaatttccgaacgcTCATGTGAGTAGTACTGAAGAAatattcgaaggattttccttaggtattttcgaagaaattttcaaagaaatttaaaaggagttcttaaaagaatttcctaaggaatttctaaaagaatctctttctgcaagaatttgtgaatgaatttaagaagaaattttcgatattttttcggaTTCCTTCTTTGAGTTTTCAAAGAGATCTTTTGAGatatttccaaacgaatttctgaatttatttctgaagaaaattccgttatatttctggagaaatctgTAGGAGAAataccgaaagaattcttggagaaatttaagAATATCGGAAGTGCCTTTCAggagtttctttgaaaatttcgttaATGAATCGTTCGGAATCTTCTAATGAATTTTTGTCCTACAATCATGGATATAGTTCTTGctggaaattcctgaggaattactggatgaatttccgagggagTGGAACTTTCGATggtatccgaaggaatacctgaaatatttttagaaagAGTTGCTATATAAATTGCTGTAAGTATTCTTGAAATCTCTTGGAAAAAAAACCTGGAGGTATTTCCTAAAGAATGTTTAAAGATATTTACGAAAAATGTCAGAAGTCAATTCCCAAGTAATTATTGAGAACATCCGAAGAATGTTGCTTGCTTGCTAAAAATCCCCTTGCTTGCTAAAATCTTAGTGAAAAATCTTTACATGCTGAGAAGACGGTATTGAAAATATTCTCATCTTGCTTTGTTGCAATTATCTGTTTGTTATCAAGTAGAAATTGctctttgttttgatttcggtTTTGTTAATCCACTATTCCAAACGGGCTTGCCTTCACATCTGATCAGTTTACAAGCAGACGTTCTACGTTACGGAAGCAAAGAACCTATTCGTTTACATTGGCGGGGACTGCTTAAAGTAAGCCTAACAGTATGGTGCTGAAGTGTGGAACCCTGCTATTGGCGCTTCTTTCGATTTGTCATTTACAAGCAACGTTGGCTGAAAACAAGTTCCACTTCTCGGCGTACAAGGTGAACCGcacatttctgtgaaatttgatCCATTATTCGATAAAAACAGTTGTTACCATCTTGTAGAAAAATTGGTTCCAAGCAAATGAATATTGTCACCGGCTGGGCATGCGTTTGGCCGTCATCGATTCGCAAGCCAAGCATCAGATGCTCGTCAGCGAAGCTAAAACCACTCAAGCCCACCCACAGGCCTACTTCGGCGGTTGGCTTGGAGCCAGCGACCTGGGCCTGGATGGAACATTTATTTGGCACGGAACGGGCGATCGGATGGTTTTCAGCAAATGGAAAATCGGTGAGCCAAGTGGCCTCGATGAACACTGCGTGGTGTTGCACTACTGGCAAGATTTGGAATTCTATTGGACTTGGAACGATGGACACTGCACCACGGAGCTGACTGCTATTTGCGAGAGGATAGAACCGGTTTCGTGTATAGAACAATTCAAGTAGAAGCGATTAGATGGGTATTCCCAGTGATGTTTGTAAATTTTAATAGCTTTAGATTCCTCCAATGCCGACAATTGATAATTTGTTTCATTATGTGTTGTTTTTAACTAAATAAAAGAAAAGGTATTCCCATCCCATATCAATCAACGCTGATCAAAAAAAACGATTAACTCAATAGAAACACCAAGCCTTGCTGGAAGGAAATTCCATGCGTACAAAAATGTATAGTAAGAAGAAGGTTCCTTCGTATTCAATCCTCTCAAGTATTACGGTTTGTTGTGTCAGAGTGAAAAGATACAACTCGAACGGGATTTAATAAGAAAATACGCTGCACGTTACAGCTTTTTTGTGCGCTCCTGTTCTGGATGCCTCTTTACAATAATAGCTTACTGCAAGATCGTCTTTTTGGTTACTTCCACAAAGATATTTGATGCAAAAGATAGCCAGAAAATCTACCGTGCTTCGACGCAAGCTTCTAGTTGAAATGGATTTCCCAACGATAAGAATCTCATTTTTATTCGGAATTCAATTCCACCGTTGCAGCTCTCCGACGGGCAcacatttattaaatttaatatCACATTCCAGGTGCATTTCGTCACACATCTTAAATCAAATCTTCTACCATCCCAGCGGAAGCCCGGAAATCATTTCCTGATTTGCATACTGGATGCGATGCAACACCGAAATGGATTCTGGAGCTCGAGGGGTTGAGCGAACAGACGCACAGCTGAATAGCAGAATCTCGGTCAACGTAGAAAGGGTTAAGCCGTCGCCTCAGTCAACCGACATCGACAACGGCGCGGaggtaaataaataattatttatgcAAACGAGCTGCCGTGAAGCCAAGAGGACTCGTCTCCGCTCCTGATGAGGACCGGCAAAAAAACGGAAAGGTACGCAGCTTTTTTGTTTCCATTGTTGGCCGTGTGATTCGTTCCGAGGAATATGTGAGAATCCtaatttatatttaaatttcCTGAAAGCGTCAGACGGAGCGGTCTCTAGAGCTAAGGTTCAAACCGTGAATCGACCAAGTATTCAGTTGGTATTTTTTGTCGCGAGGTGATGGGAAACGGCGAGTTTCTTTTTTAGTGTTGTCTAggcaagacaaaaaaaaacagtgaaTGTATTCTAATACAAACGAAGATAAAGGGTTGAAGAGGGAACGTCCGTTGTTCTGATTTCAGGAGTCTGGGAACGATCAACCCGTTCGGGTGCTGTTCCTATCGAATGGTTAGACGTGGTTTGAGCATTTAGCGGCGCGGAAGCTGTTTGCAGCGATCAGAGTAAAGTGGAAACATGGCTCTTGGATAAAGTTGGAAATTTGGCTTACATCTTTGAGCGATTGAGTAAAACAGTGTCTTCGCAACTTTGTGATCATGAGTGAACCGGATCGCCACTAATCGAAACAATATTTGTCTTAACAAAGATGACAatttgtgaaaagtgaaaagaagtGAATTGATGTTAGGTATTGGACGCTAACTGTTCAAGATTCAGTGATTTTTTAGGAATGCAGCAGTAGACAAACGAGTTTGGATTGCGGTGGATTGCGTTTTTCATGCGTTAAGCATACTGAACTGATTAGTCTTTGAAATTGTGAATTTCTTGTGAATTATTAAAATTGGTgcagaataaatatttttgattatccTTATGGCCATTTGATACTATTTTGAATGTCATTGAATTCTACAAGCAAGCGCTGTTTGTATTAATTTTGACTCAAAATAACAGTGAGTTCGATTAAAAGATGCTTCTATATTCCACGTGTTCGAAAAAAGTTGTCTACTcccccaggattgtgcctttggttaagaaaatcaatctccGAAAATTTCAGCCTTATcggttgttgcataagctgacGCATTTGATTTAACGTTCATATGA comes from Armigeres subalbatus isolate Guangzhou_Male chromosome 2, GZ_Asu_2, whole genome shotgun sequence and encodes:
- the LOC134214539 gene encoding low affinity immunoglobulin epsilon Fc receptor-like, which gives rise to MVLKCGTLLLALLSICHLQATLAENKFHFSAYKKNWFQANEYCHRLGMRLAVIDSQAKHQMLVSEAKTTQAHPQAYFGGWLGASDLGLDGTFIWHGTGDRMVFSKWKIGEPSGLDEHCVVLHYWQDLEFYWTWNDGHCTTELTAICERIEPVSCIEQFK